One window of Alkaliphilus metalliredigens QYMF genomic DNA carries:
- the argH gene encoding argininosuccinate lyase — protein sequence MKLWGGRFSKNTAALVDQFNASIEFDQKLYKYDIAGSVAHAKMLAHANIITKQESQLIVEGLQSILADIEAGKVEFQLELEDIHMNIETLLIDSIGEVGKKLHTARSRNDQVAVDIRLYLREEILEICELIKQLLITFTDIAEKHVDTIMPGYTHLQRAQAVTLGHHFMAYFQMFKRDHERLLDCYKRVNVMPLGAGALAGTTYATDRVFLAKELGFDAICENSLDAVSDRDFIIEFNNTASIIMMHLSRFCEELIIWNTAEFGFIEMDDAYSTGSSIMPQKKNPDLAELIRGKTGRVYGNQVNIMTMMKALPLAYNKDMQEDKIPLFDTVDNVKGCLEIFNEMIKSTTFKKENMKKATKEGFMNATDVADYLVKKGVPFRSAHEIVGKMVLHCVQTSKTIEDLTLDEFQNFSPTFTEDILEVIQIENCVASKISQGSTSPTNVLIMVNQARVFIEEVLS from the coding sequence ATGAAACTATGGGGTGGGCGTTTTTCCAAAAATACAGCTGCACTTGTAGATCAATTTAACGCATCCATCGAATTTGATCAAAAACTGTATAAATACGATATAGCCGGCAGTGTTGCCCATGCAAAAATGCTGGCTCACGCTAACATCATTACAAAGCAGGAATCACAACTAATTGTAGAGGGACTTCAATCCATCTTAGCTGATATTGAAGCGGGCAAAGTTGAATTTCAATTAGAGCTAGAGGATATCCATATGAACATTGAAACGCTTTTGATCGATTCCATCGGAGAAGTTGGTAAAAAGCTCCATACAGCACGAAGTCGAAATGACCAAGTGGCTGTGGATATCCGTCTCTATTTACGAGAAGAAATCCTTGAAATCTGTGAATTAATTAAGCAATTGTTGATAACATTTACTGATATTGCTGAAAAACACGTTGATACCATTATGCCAGGCTATACACATCTTCAAAGAGCCCAGGCTGTGACATTAGGACATCATTTTATGGCTTATTTCCAAATGTTCAAAAGAGATCACGAACGACTATTGGACTGCTATAAGAGAGTCAATGTGATGCCCTTGGGTGCTGGTGCCTTAGCAGGTACCACCTATGCCACCGACAGAGTCTTCTTGGCAAAAGAGCTTGGATTTGACGCCATCTGCGAAAACTCATTAGATGCTGTCAGTGACCGAGACTTTATCATCGAATTTAACAATACTGCCTCCATCATTATGATGCACCTCAGTCGATTCTGTGAGGAATTGATTATTTGGAATACTGCAGAGTTTGGCTTCATCGAAATGGATGATGCCTATAGCACCGGTAGTAGCATTATGCCCCAAAAGAAAAATCCTGATCTTGCAGAATTAATCAGAGGAAAAACCGGCCGAGTCTATGGGAACCAAGTGAATATCATGACCATGATGAAGGCTTTACCTTTAGCCTATAACAAGGATATGCAGGAGGATAAAATCCCTCTATTTGATACAGTAGATAATGTAAAGGGTTGTTTAGAAATTTTTAATGAAATGATCAAAAGCACCACCTTTAAAAAAGAAAACATGAAAAAGGCCACAAAGGAAGGCTTCATGAACGCCACCGATGTCGCTGATTATCTAGTGAAAAAAGGGGTTCCCTTTAGAAGTGCCCACGAAATCGTTGGAAAAATGGTATTGCACTGTGTACAAACCAGCAAAACCATTGAAGATTTAACCTTAGATGAATTCCAAAACTTTTCACCAACATTTACAGAAGATATACTTGAAGTGATTCAAATCGAGAATTGTGTTGCCTCTAAAATTTCACAGGGCTCCACATCTCCTACCAATGTTTTGATTATGGTGAATCAAGCTAGAGTCTTTATTGAAGAGGTTCTTTCTTAA
- a CDS encoding chorismate mutase, which translates to MEIIEELRKEIDECDRVLMKTFEKRMELVMKILENKRKNNLPIFHAQREQEIMEKALRNINGEQYVQEAEQFLQGIMKLSRSIQSKNLFPYNIVLAGFMGTGKSTVGRDLSQKLEMRYVDTDAMIEERMGMTIKKIFKEYGEAYFRKLEEELVAEVSHLKNTIIFCGGGVVLKGQNVSNLKLNGRVILLQAEPENIYQRIKQDDTRPVLKDQMSLEGIENLLKQRNKAYSESADMVIQTDDKTVDEISTEIITKLYAMNQSFQQKEGKK; encoded by the coding sequence TTGGAAATAATAGAGGAACTTCGAAAAGAAATTGATGAATGTGACCGCGTATTAATGAAAACATTTGAAAAAAGAATGGAATTGGTTATGAAGATTTTAGAAAATAAACGAAAAAATAACCTACCGATCTTCCATGCCCAAAGAGAGCAAGAGATAATGGAGAAAGCGTTGCGAAACATAAATGGGGAACAGTATGTACAGGAAGCAGAGCAGTTTTTGCAAGGAATCATGAAATTAAGTAGAAGTATACAGTCCAAAAATCTTTTTCCATATAATATTGTACTGGCAGGATTCATGGGGACGGGTAAATCTACTGTGGGGAGAGATTTATCTCAAAAGCTAGAGATGAGGTATGTGGACACAGATGCAATGATCGAAGAAAGAATGGGTATGACCATTAAAAAAATATTTAAAGAGTATGGAGAAGCATATTTTAGAAAGCTGGAAGAGGAATTGGTGGCAGAGGTGAGTCATCTTAAAAATACGATTATTTTCTGTGGTGGGGGTGTGGTTCTGAAGGGACAAAATGTCTCTAATTTAAAATTAAATGGAAGAGTGATACTGCTTCAAGCAGAGCCAGAGAACATTTATCAACGAATTAAACAAGATGATACAAGACCTGTACTTAAGGATCAGATGAGCCTAGAGGGTATAGAGAACCTATTAAAACAGAGAAATAAAGCTTATAGCGAATCTGCCGATATGGTAATACAAACTGATGATAAAACGGTAGATGAGATTAGTACTGAAATCATTACGAAGTTATACGCTATGAATCAGTCTTTCCAACAGAAGGAAGGCAAAAAATGA
- the aroC gene encoding chorismate synthase, with protein MFRLLTAGESHGKSLVGVIEGFPANVKIDIEEINRDLGRRQRGYGRGGRMKIEKDRVEILSGVRGGKTLGSPISFLIENKDYANWEPYMNPEAVDGEEKRVTQPRPGHGDLTGTLKYGFDDIRNVLERSSARETAVRVAIGSLAKQLMREFHIEVYSHVTAIGSVSLGEPVENIEKIKRAEDSEVRCLDPEVEKAMIEEIKRAKEEGDSLGGIFEIHVTGVPRGLGSYVQWDHKLDAKLAHALMSIQAIKGVEVGCGFDQAQKKGSQVHDEIFFSQEKDYYRKTNYAGGIEGGMSNGENIHLRCAMKPIPTLYKPLRTVDIETKEAVLATVERSDSCAVPAASIVGEMVAITVIAQEFLKKFGSDSLEEIRKTWKSYTSI; from the coding sequence ATGTTTCGATTACTGACGGCAGGAGAATCCCATGGAAAAAGTTTAGTAGGGGTGATAGAAGGATTTCCTGCAAATGTGAAAATAGATATAGAGGAAATCAACAGAGACTTGGGCCGAAGGCAAAGGGGCTACGGTCGAGGGGGTAGAATGAAAATAGAAAAGGATCGGGTGGAGATTTTATCGGGGGTCAGGGGAGGTAAAACCCTAGGCAGTCCAATTTCCTTCCTGATCGAGAACAAGGATTATGCCAATTGGGAGCCCTATATGAACCCCGAGGCTGTGGATGGAGAAGAAAAAAGGGTGACCCAGCCCCGTCCTGGTCATGGGGATCTAACAGGGACTCTTAAATATGGGTTTGATGATATTCGCAACGTTCTAGAAAGAAGTAGCGCCAGGGAAACAGCTGTAAGGGTAGCCATAGGGAGTCTGGCAAAACAATTGATGAGAGAATTTCATATCGAGGTGTATAGTCATGTGACGGCCATCGGTAGCGTATCCCTAGGGGAGCCAGTAGAAAATATAGAAAAAATCAAGAGAGCAGAGGATTCTGAAGTGAGATGTCTTGACCCAGAGGTAGAAAAGGCCATGATTGAGGAAATCAAAAGGGCTAAAGAAGAGGGAGACTCCCTAGGGGGCATTTTTGAAATTCATGTCACTGGTGTACCTAGAGGATTAGGAAGCTATGTTCAGTGGGACCATAAGCTAGATGCTAAGCTGGCCCATGCCCTTATGAGTATACAGGCAATCAAAGGGGTGGAGGTAGGCTGTGGATTTGACCAGGCCCAGAAAAAGGGTTCACAGGTTCACGATGAAATCTTTTTTAGTCAAGAAAAGGATTACTATCGAAAGACTAACTATGCAGGGGGTATAGAAGGGGGGATGTCTAATGGAGAAAACATCCACCTTAGATGTGCCATGAAACCCATACCCACTCTTTACAAACCCCTTCGGACTGTAGATATAGAAACAAAGGAAGCTGTCCTAGCCACAGTGGAGCGAAGCGATAGCTGTGCGGTTCCAGCGGCCTCCATTGTGGGGGAGATGGTAGCCATTACTGTTATTGCCCAAGAATTTTTAAAAAAATTCGGCTCAGATTCTTTAGAGGAGATTCGAAAAACATGGAAAAGTTATACATCAATTTAG
- the pheA gene encoding prephenate dehydratase — protein MKIGYLGPEGSYSYTAAKCYAPQGTLISMRGFREIIQGVENGTIEEGILPIENSTEGAVTQTMDALMETVDSKIKGELVLQIRHNLLSLGESIGEINYVASHPQALEQCREFLATHYPHAVLIPSESSSAACQMIKEKDQASAYAAIANSWAGENNGLKTLCKDIQDNKNNQTRFIIIGIEDTITTGNDKTSIAFSFHEDYPGSLYGILREFAQEKINLTRVESRPAKAELGKYIFYIDFNGHGEDQKCKSVLERIRKEVNKFKIFGSYPIGRVY, from the coding sequence ATGAAGATAGGATATTTAGGGCCTGAGGGCTCCTATAGCTATACCGCAGCAAAGTGTTATGCTCCCCAAGGAACATTAATTAGCATGAGGGGCTTTAGGGAAATTATTCAGGGTGTAGAGAATGGAACAATAGAGGAAGGCATCCTGCCGATAGAGAATTCTACAGAGGGAGCTGTTACCCAAACAATGGATGCCCTTATGGAAACAGTGGATTCTAAAATCAAAGGAGAGCTGGTTCTTCAAATACGACATAATCTGTTGAGCTTAGGGGAAAGTATAGGAGAGATCAACTATGTCGCCTCCCATCCCCAAGCCCTTGAACAATGTCGCGAGTTTTTAGCAACTCATTACCCCCATGCGGTGTTAATTCCCAGTGAAAGCTCTTCGGCTGCTTGTCAAATGATAAAAGAGAAAGACCAGGCCTCTGCCTATGCAGCCATTGCCAACAGCTGGGCAGGGGAGAACAATGGACTAAAAACCCTTTGCAAGGATATACAGGATAATAAAAATAACCAAACCCGCTTTATTATCATAGGAATAGAAGATACAATAACTACAGGTAATGACAAAACTTCTATTGCTTTTTCCTTTCATGAGGATTACCCTGGGAGCCTGTATGGCATCTTAAGGGAGTTCGCCCAGGAAAAAATAAATTTAACAAGAGTGGAATCCCGTCCGGCCAAAGCAGAGCTAGGGAAATATATTTTTTATATTGATTTCAATGGTCATGGAGAGGATCAAAAGTGTAAAAGCGTGTTAGAACGTATCAGAAAAGAAGTCAATAAATTCAAGATTTTTGGGTCCTATCCCATAGGTAGGGTTTACTAA
- the aroB gene encoding 3-dehydroquinate synthase translates to MEKLYINLDENSYWIYIGKGLLPTLGKHVAGADKILLITDENVEKYYGDQITQIVEGRILEKVILRPGEPTKNLGNVGHLLEIMLEKGLTRSSKVIALGGGVIGDIAGFTASIYMRGIDFIQVPTTLLAQVDSSVGGKTGVNLEQGKNMVGSFYQPKVVVIDIDLLKTLPHRELISGLGEIIKYGIIYDGEFFDYINENLWNLLALEETVVTKIIKRCCEIKAAIVSQDEQEMGVRKILNFGHTIGHGIEALTHYEKYTHGEAVILGMYYEAQIAKNRGYIDESYFRDIEMIIRKTGLDLNISQFILTDLLDAMTKDKKNKGGKISFILPRGKGNVQEVLLTPEELATFLYTYLYV, encoded by the coding sequence ATGGAAAAGTTATACATCAATTTAGATGAAAATAGTTATTGGATTTATATCGGGAAAGGATTGCTGCCAACCCTAGGAAAACATGTAGCCGGTGCAGACAAAATCCTACTCATTACCGATGAAAATGTAGAAAAATATTATGGAGATCAAATAACCCAGATAGTAGAGGGTCGTATTTTAGAAAAAGTGATCCTACGCCCAGGGGAACCAACAAAAAATCTTGGAAATGTAGGGCATTTGCTAGAGATTATGTTAGAGAAGGGTCTTACCCGAAGCTCCAAGGTGATTGCCCTAGGGGGTGGTGTCATCGGAGATATCGCAGGCTTTACGGCCTCTATCTATATGCGGGGAATTGATTTTATCCAAGTCCCAACAACCCTATTAGCCCAAGTAGACAGTAGTGTAGGAGGGAAAACTGGAGTCAATCTGGAACAGGGTAAAAATATGGTAGGAAGCTTTTATCAGCCCAAGGTTGTTGTGATTGACATCGATTTATTAAAAACATTGCCTCATAGAGAGTTGATTAGTGGCCTTGGTGAAATCATTAAATACGGTATTATTTATGATGGTGAGTTTTTTGATTACATCAATGAAAATCTATGGAATCTATTAGCCTTAGAAGAAACCGTGGTGACGAAGATAATCAAGCGTTGCTGTGAAATAAAAGCAGCCATTGTTTCACAGGATGAACAGGAGATGGGTGTAAGAAAAATATTAAATTTTGGTCATACCATAGGGCATGGTATAGAAGCCTTAACCCACTATGAGAAATACACCCATGGGGAAGCTGTCATACTAGGGATGTATTATGAGGCCCAAATAGCTAAAAATAGGGGTTATATAGATGAAAGTTACTTTAGAGACATAGAGATGATTATTAGAAAGACAGGGTTGGATTTAAATATAAGCCAATTTATATTAACGGACTTATTGGATGCCATGACAAAAGATAAGAAAAACAAAGGAGGCAAAATCTCATTTATTTTACCTAGGGGAAAGGGAAATGTTCAAGAGGTTTTGTTGACTCCAGAGGAGTTAGCTACTTTTTTATATACATATTTATATGTATAA